In Coleofasciculus chthonoplastes PCC 7420, the following proteins share a genomic window:
- a CDS encoding VIT domain-containing protein, whose product MKFVEAIPITLCLSGIFVVVPITLAQVPAKIPTRVISQTLANNQQELPVGGLYVQSEEGQQQVFPLKHTEVNAKVTGNVSQVEVTQTFENPFAEPLEAVYVFPLPDEAAVYDMEIKIGDRTIKGEIKKSEEAQAIYEQARQEGRTAGLLEQERANIFTQSLANIKPGEQIDVTIRYTDSLKFQGGDYEFVFPMVVGPRYIPGTPMDNSGNTNQVPDASRITPPVLKPGTRSGHDINVTVEINAGVPIQDVRSPSHQIRTQRRGETVQVQLGGEDTIPNKDLILRYQVAGDRTQATILSQTDERGGHFALYLIPALDYRPDEIVPKDVVFLMDTSGSQRGEPFLKSQELMRRFINGLNPDDTFTIIDFANTTTQLSPQPLANTAPNRTQALNYINGLQANGGTELMNGIRAVLNFPPSAPNRLRSVVLLTDGYIGNESQVIAEVQRQLKPGNRLYSFGVGSSVNRFLLNRLAEVGRGTAKIIRQDEPTQEVAETFARQINNPVLTDIRVSWQGEGTSAQIYPLAAPDLFANQPLVLLGRKPDRRNGTIKITGMTAGSQRYEKTLSVNFDQSSDNPAIAQLWGRARIKDLMNQMFGGETTSGVEAVTQTALNYNLLSQYTAFVAVSEEVRVEPDGTRRRVQVPVELPEGVSYEGIFGTDDVMNMSGTANFAPAPSGMIPLSRQAGGTRGGGEILLESDSVDVTSQGSPQLTVVKIEGLEPEQEENAIASLTQHLQSLNLPEGFTGEIIFEVQIRDGAVQRVILDDIESTLQDTTIVDPIRRSLLGWSTLESVTGRIRVTLRVP is encoded by the coding sequence ATGAAATTTGTCGAGGCTATACCCATAACTTTATGCCTAAGTGGTATCTTCGTAGTTGTTCCGATAACCTTAGCTCAAGTTCCGGCTAAGATACCGACACGGGTAATTAGCCAAACTCTCGCCAACAATCAGCAAGAACTTCCGGTTGGCGGGTTATACGTTCAATCGGAAGAGGGACAACAGCAAGTCTTTCCCCTCAAGCATACCGAGGTGAATGCCAAAGTTACGGGAAATGTCTCTCAAGTTGAAGTAACACAGACCTTTGAAAACCCCTTTGCGGAACCCTTAGAAGCCGTCTATGTCTTCCCCTTGCCTGATGAGGCGGCGGTGTATGATATGGAGATTAAAATCGGCGATCGCACGATTAAAGGTGAGATTAAAAAAAGCGAAGAAGCCCAAGCCATTTACGAACAGGCGCGTCAGGAAGGACGAACGGCGGGACTCCTAGAACAAGAACGGGCAAATATCTTTACCCAGTCTCTGGCGAATATCAAACCCGGAGAACAGATTGATGTCACAATTCGCTACACCGATAGCCTAAAATTTCAGGGCGGTGACTATGAATTTGTGTTTCCCATGGTTGTCGGACCCCGCTATATTCCGGGTACTCCCATGGATAATAGTGGAAATACGAACCAAGTCCCCGACGCCTCCCGCATTACTCCCCCAGTTCTCAAGCCGGGAACTCGTTCGGGACATGATATTAATGTAACCGTAGAGATTAATGCTGGTGTACCGATTCAGGATGTGCGTTCTCCCTCCCATCAGATTCGCACCCAACGCCGAGGTGAAACCGTACAGGTACAGTTAGGCGGGGAAGACACAATTCCCAACAAAGACCTAATTTTACGCTATCAAGTCGCAGGCGATCGCACACAAGCTACTATCCTTTCCCAAACCGATGAACGGGGTGGACATTTTGCCCTTTACCTCATCCCCGCCTTAGACTATCGCCCTGATGAAATTGTCCCCAAGGATGTCGTCTTTCTCATGGATACATCGGGTTCTCAACGCGGTGAACCATTTCTGAAGTCCCAGGAATTGATGCGCCGCTTTATTAATGGGTTGAATCCAGATGATACGTTTACGATTATCGATTTTGCCAATACAACCACTCAGCTTTCGCCTCAACCGTTAGCCAATACAGCCCCAAATCGCACTCAAGCACTAAATTATATTAATGGATTGCAGGCAAATGGCGGTACAGAATTAATGAATGGGATACGGGCGGTGTTAAACTTCCCACCATCTGCACCGAATCGGCTGCGAAGTGTGGTATTACTCACTGATGGCTATATTGGTAATGAATCGCAGGTAATTGCTGAAGTACAACGACAACTCAAACCCGGTAATCGTCTCTATAGTTTCGGTGTCGGGAGTTCGGTGAATCGCTTCTTGCTGAACCGTTTAGCTGAAGTGGGGCGGGGTACAGCCAAAATTATTCGTCAGGATGAACCCACACAGGAGGTGGCGGAAACATTCGCCCGCCAAATTAATAATCCAGTATTAACGGATATTCGGGTAAGTTGGCAAGGAGAGGGGACATCGGCGCAAATCTATCCCCTAGCCGCACCTGATTTGTTTGCCAATCAGCCTTTGGTTTTATTGGGACGAAAACCAGACCGTCGCAATGGCACGATTAAGATTACTGGAATGACGGCGGGTAGTCAACGGTACGAAAAAACCCTATCGGTGAATTTTGATCAGAGTAGCGATAATCCGGCGATTGCCCAATTGTGGGGACGCGCCCGGATCAAAGACTTGATGAATCAAATGTTTGGCGGTGAAACTACGTCGGGTGTGGAGGCGGTGACGCAGACGGCGTTAAATTATAACTTATTATCGCAATATACGGCATTTGTAGCGGTAAGCGAAGAAGTCCGAGTGGAACCCGACGGAACAAGGCGGCGGGTACAAGTTCCGGTGGAATTACCAGAAGGGGTGAGTTACGAAGGAATTTTTGGTACGGATGATGTCATGAATATGAGTGGAACTGCTAACTTTGCACCTGCCCCCTCTGGGATGATACCGCTGAGTAGACAAGCTGGGGGAACTAGAGGCGGTGGGGAAATTCTACTTGAGTCAGATTCTGTTGACGTAACTAGCCAAGGTTCACCTCAACTTACAGTAGTGAAGATTGAAGGATTAGAACCGGAACAAGAAGAGAATGCGATCGCGTCTCTGACTCAACATCTACAATCCCTGAATCTCCCAGAGGGTTTCACGGGTGAAATTATCTTTGAGGTACAGATTCGCGATGGTGCGGTTCAACGAGTGATCCTTGACGATATCGAGTCAACCTTACAGGATACCACCATTGTCGATCCAATTCGGCGATCGCTCTTAGGCTGGTCTACTTTAGAATCTGTTACTGGAAGGATTCGAGTTACCTTGCGAGTTCCATAG